In Candidatus Neomarinimicrobiota bacterium, one genomic interval encodes:
- a CDS encoding YifB family Mg chelatase-like AAA ATPase, translated as MPAKVLSSAILGIDAYVVDVEASLSGAKLPRFITVGLPEGAVKESKERVTAAIKNSGFKFPRKHVTINLAPADIRKEGSAFDLPIAIGILAAMGYVQKEYLDKLMMLGELALDGTLRPVKGALPIAICARDKGIKGVILPEENSREAGIVDEVKVVGAKSLMEVVQILNDEIEKEPIVVDRQELFRSNLHYQLDFTDVKGQEHVKRALEVAAAGGHNLIMIGPPGSGKTMLSKRIPTILPDLTLEEALQTTKIHSVAGVMSQGEGIIATRPFRSPHHTISDAGLIGGGAIPRPGEVSLSHNGVLFLDELPEFKKNVLEVMRQPLEDGMVTIARAAVSLSYPSRFMLVAAMNPCPCGYATDAHNECSCTSQMIQKYMSRISGPLLDRIDIHVEVPAVPFTELADRDPGEPSKAVKKRVQGAKEVQLNRYKGAPIYANSQMESNDLKKYCQLSKEAGELLKAAMDKLGLSARAYDRILKVSRTIADLDHAKDIDTTHLSEAIQYRSLDRQLWLG; from the coding sequence ATGCCCGCTAAAGTTCTAAGCAGTGCAATTCTTGGAATTGACGCCTATGTGGTGGATGTAGAGGCCAGTCTATCTGGGGCCAAGCTACCGCGCTTTATTACGGTGGGATTGCCAGAAGGGGCGGTGAAAGAAAGTAAAGAACGGGTCACCGCCGCCATTAAAAACTCAGGATTTAAATTCCCTCGAAAACATGTGACAATAAACCTGGCCCCGGCGGATATTCGCAAAGAAGGCTCCGCATTCGATTTGCCCATCGCCATCGGAATCCTCGCTGCCATGGGTTATGTCCAAAAAGAATATTTAGATAAACTCATGATGTTGGGCGAACTAGCATTGGACGGAACACTCCGCCCGGTTAAAGGCGCATTGCCCATTGCCATTTGCGCTCGAGATAAGGGCATTAAAGGTGTTATCCTTCCAGAAGAAAATTCCCGTGAAGCAGGCATTGTGGATGAAGTGAAAGTTGTGGGCGCAAAATCGCTCATGGAAGTGGTGCAAATCCTTAATGACGAAATTGAAAAAGAACCGATTGTTGTGGATCGCCAAGAATTATTTCGCTCCAATCTCCATTATCAATTGGACTTTACTGATGTAAAAGGACAGGAGCATGTGAAGCGTGCGCTAGAAGTAGCCGCCGCCGGTGGTCATAATCTCATTATGATCGGTCCACCGGGGAGTGGTAAAACCATGTTATCAAAACGGATTCCTACCATTCTTCCAGACCTCACTTTAGAGGAGGCATTGCAAACGACTAAAATTCATTCTGTGGCAGGCGTTATGTCTCAAGGAGAGGGAATCATTGCAACAAGGCCGTTTCGGTCTCCACACCACACCATTTCTGATGCTGGGCTTATTGGCGGTGGCGCCATTCCACGGCCGGGAGAAGTGAGTTTGTCTCACAATGGTGTTCTATTCTTGGACGAATTACCGGAATTTAAAAAGAATGTATTGGAGGTTATGCGTCAGCCATTGGAGGATGGCATGGTCACTATTGCCCGCGCCGCAGTGAGTTTGAGTTATCCTTCGCGATTTATGCTAGTGGCGGCCATGAATCCATGTCCCTGCGGCTATGCCACGGATGCTCACAATGAATGCAGTTGCACATCGCAGATGATTCAAAAATACATGAGCCGAATTTCAGGACCGTTGCTAGATAGAATTGATATTCACGTAGAAGTGCCGGCGGTGCCATTTACGGAGTTGGCCGATCGCGATCCTGGGGAGCCATCCAAAGCTGTGAAAAAGCGGGTGCAAGGGGCGAAGGAAGTACAGTTGAATCGCTATAAGGGTGCGCCAATATATGCCAATTCACAGATGGAATCGAATGATCTGAAAAAATATTGTCAATTATCAAAAGAGGCGGGCGAATTATTAAAAGCAGCTATGGATAAACTGGGTCTATCCGCCCGTGCATATGATCGAATATTGAAGGTATCAAGAACGATTGCCGATTTGGATCATGCGAAAGATATAGATACCACCCACCTGAGCGAAGCAATTCAATACCGGAGTTTAGATCGGCAATTGTGGTTGGGGTGA